Proteins encoded in a region of the Carassius auratus strain Wakin chromosome 21, ASM336829v1, whole genome shotgun sequence genome:
- the LOC113038235 gene encoding janus kinase and microtubule-interacting protein 2-like, with protein MAKKGRAKGEKPEALISSLQAANEDLRSKLTDIQIELHQEKCKVTKLEREKVQEGKRIREQEQHRHTAALTEQRARWHEDKLKELAALRESLTRQHEQELARTAKIKEGEIQRLRTALSGLRDGSGEKVRTALTLEAREEARRFFDQERVKLLQEIAELKSTKRQTDEALNTMILADKMKAGDLRTEHQAHQEQISKIKWDSERDIRRLVDEIKAKDRTIFSLEKELETATGFVQKLQLQKDALDEQLFLVKEAECNLGSPKREIPGRAGDGAEHCGSPDMRRNQKRMSELKATIRKLEDRNSILVDERNELLKRVRETEKQCKPLLDKNKLLSRKNDELSHSLQRMEDKLKSITKENLEMKEKITSHPPLKKLKSLNDLDQAIDDQEIEFLKLQVLEQQSMIDELTRDREKLLRKKRHKRNRPIKRHIVVDTFYGYDEESMDSETSSVASLRMDRTPATPDEDLDESLAAEESELRFKHLTREYQALQRAYALLQEQKGGVLDAEMEAKGHEQLQADAQRYKAKIEDLEKELALKGQDSRWVEEKQLFLRRNQELLEKVEKLENENAKLQQELQDSKDQNELLEFRILELEERERRSPPFNLHIHPFSEGVSALQIYCIKEGVKDVCIPDLIKLLDILGDNGNLRNEEQVAIIQASTVLSLAEKWIQQIEGTEAALHQKMMDLELEMEMFCKQKGYLEEELDYRKQALDQAYMQIQELEATLYNALQQDKVIRYGEPLDELQKDELRTAVEKLRRQMLRKSREFDCQVLQERMELLHQAHQRIRDLEDKTDIQKRQIKDLEEKFLFLFLFFSLAFILWP; from the exons ATGGCTAAGAAAGGCCGTGCCAAGGGCGAGAAGCCTGAAGCGCTCATCTCTTCCTTACAGGCAGCCAATGAAGATCTCAGGTCCAAATTAACCGATATTCAAATTGAACTGCATCAAGAAAAATGCAAG GTGACCAAGTTGGAGCGAGAAAAGGTGCAGGAGGGCAAGCGCATTCGCGAACAGGAGCAGCATCGGCATACAGCGGCGCTGACGGAGCAGAGGGCTCGCTGGCACGAGGACAAGTTAAAGGAGCTCGCAGCTCTGCGGGAATCACTGACACGGCAGCACGAGCAGGAGTTAGCGCGAACCGCTAAGATCAAAGAAGGAGAGATCCAGCGTCTGCGGACTGCACTCAGTGGACTGCGCGATGGTAGCGGAGAGAAAGTGCGCACCGCGCTGACGCTCGAGGCCCGAGAGGAAGCACGCCGCTTCTTTGACCAGGAGCGAGTCAAACTGCTGCAGGAAATAGCTGAGCTAAAATCCACCAAACGGCAGACGGATGAAGCGCTGAATACTATGATCTTAGCCGACAAGATGAAGGCTGGTGACCTGCGCACTGAACATCAAGCGCACCAGGAGCAGATCTCCAAGATCAAGTGGGACAGTGAGCGAGATATTCGTCGACTG GTGGATGAGATCAAGGCGAAGGACCGGACGATCTTCTCGCTGGAGAAAGAGCTGGAAACAGCCACAGGCTTCGTGCAGAAGTTGCAGCTACAGAAAGATGCGCTTGATGAGCAGCTGTTTTTGGTAAAAGAGGCAGAGTGCAACCTGGGAAGCCCCAAAAGAGAGATCCCTGGCCGCGCTGGAGATGGAGCAGAGCATTGTGGGAGTCCG GACATGAGAAGGAACCAGAAACGCATGAGTGAACTCAAAGCCACCATTCGTAAGCTGGAGGACCGCAATTCAATCTTAGTGGATGAAAGAAACGAGCTG TTGAAGCGTGTTcgagaaacagagaaacagtgCAAGCCCTTACTGGACAAGAACAAGTTATTAAGTAGGAAAAATGATGAACTCAGCCATTCCCTTCAGAGGATGGAGGATAAACTTAAATCCATTACCAAGGAGAACCTGGAGATG AAGGAGAAGATTACCTCCCATCCTCCACTGAAGAAACTCAAGTCTCTGAATGATCTGGATCAGGCCATTGATGATCAAGAGATTGAGTTCCTCAAGCTGCAGGTTCTGGAGCAGCAGAGCATGATCGATGAACTGACACGA GATAGAGAAAAACTCTTGAGAAAGAAGAGGCATAAACGAAACAGACCTATAAAG AGGCATATTGTTGTAGACACATTCTATGGGTATGATGAAGAGTCTATGGATTCAGAAACGTCCTCGGTGGCTTCCTTGCGCATGGACCGAACCCCGGCTACACCAGACGAAGATTTAGATGAG AGTTTGGCGGCTGAAGAGTCTGAGTTGCGCTTTAAGCACTTGACACGGGAATATCAGGCTCTTCAGAGAGCTTATGCCCTCCTACAGGAGCAGAAAGGAGGTGTGCTGGACGCTGAAATGGAGGCTAAG GGTCATGAGCAGCTCCAGGCAGATGCTCAAAGGTATAAAGCTAAAATTGAAGACCTGGAAAAGGAGCTTGCTTTAAAAGGACAG GACTCCAGATGGGTGGAAGAGAAGCAGCTGTTCCTCAGACGCAATCAGGAGCTGCTGGAGAAG GTTGAAAAGCTGGAGAATGAAAACGCAAAGCTGCAGCAGGAACTACAGGACTCTAAAGATCAGAACGAACTGCTGGAGTTTCGCATCCTTGAGCTCGAG GAGCGTGAGAGGAGATCGCCTCCGTTTAACCTCCACATCCACCCGTTCTCTGAGGGAGTGAGCGCGCTGCAGATCTACTGTATCAAAGAGGGTGTGAAG GACGTGTGTATACCAGACCTCATCAAGCTGCTGGATATACTCGGAGATAACGGG AACCTGAGGAACGAGGAGCAGGTGGCCATCATTCAAGCCAGTACCGTGCTGTCGCTCGCTGAGAAG TGGATCCAGCAGATTGAAGGCACAGAAGCTGCTCTGCATCAGAAGATGATGGACCTGGAGCTCGAGATG GAGATGTTCTGCAAACAGAAAGGTTATCTGGAGGAAGAGCTGGACTACAGGAAGCAGGCGCTGGATCAGGCCTACATG caaATCCAGGAGCTGGAGGCGACTCTGTACAACGCTCTGCAGCAGGATAAGGTCATCAGATACGGAGAGCCTCTGGACGAGCTGCAGAAGGACGAGTTACGCACGGCGGTGGAGAAGCTGCGCAGACAGATGCTGAGGAAGAGCCGAGAGTTTGACTGTCAGGTGCTGCAGGAGAGGATGGAGCTGCTCCATCAGGCCCATCAG AGGATCAGAGACCTGGAGGACAAGACTGACATCCAGAAGAGACAGATTAAAGATCTAGAGGAGAAG tttttatttctctttctgttcttctctCTTGCCTTCATTCTTTGGCCTTGA